The following are encoded in a window of Impatiens glandulifera chromosome 5, dImpGla2.1, whole genome shotgun sequence genomic DNA:
- the LOC124940532 gene encoding zinc finger protein ZAT6-like, translated as MAMEALKSPTTNSWVKGKRSNRPFLNYANTQEEQLALCLIMLARGGAGAGTANTAKSIYKCAICDKAFNSYQALGGHKSSHRKAPSNADEKTLSISGAGGGVGRVHECSICYKTFQTGQALGGHKRCHYEGSGGGAASGVTSSEGLSVNHRNFDLNIPAFIEEEVESPHPVKKLRILFPVESEQMMLINNN; from the coding sequence ATGGCCATGGAAGCTTTGAAATCACCCACTACAAATTCCTGGGTAAAAGGTAAGCGATCTAACCGTCCCTTTCTCAATTACGCAAATACCCAGGAAGAACAACTCGCCCTCTGCCTCATCATGCTTGCTCGCGGCGGCGCCGGCGCCGGAACCGCCAATACTGCCAAATCTATCTACAAGTGTGCTATATGCGATAAGGCGTTTAACTCATACCAAGCCCTCGGTGGTCACAAGTCTAGTCATCGAAAGGCGCCTTCCAACGCCGATGAGAAGACCCTGTCAATTTCGGGTGCCGGCGGCGGCGTGGGCAGGGTTCATGAGTGCTCGATTTGTTACAAGACATTTCAAACCGGTCAGGCCTTAGGAGGCCATAAGCGGTGTCACTATGAAGGTAGCGGCGGCGGCGCTGCAAGTGGTGTTACTTCTTCGGAAGGGTTGTCGGTTAACCATCGtaattttgatttgaatattCCGGCCTTTATAGAAGAGGAGGTTGAGAGTCCACATCCGGTGAAAAAGCTTCGTATTTTGTTTCCGGTTGAATCCGAACAAATGATGCTTATAAACAACAATTAA